The following coding sequences lie in one Klebsiella huaxiensis genomic window:
- the hrpB gene encoding ATP-dependent helicase HrpB, producing MSSLPVAAVLPELLTALQHAPQVLLNAPTGAGKSTWLPLQILAEGKINGRIILLEPRRLAARNVAQRLAELLGEKPGETVGYRMRAETCVGANTRLEVVTEGILTRMIQRDPELTGIGLVILDEFHERSLQADLALALLLDVQQGLRDDLKLLIMSATLDNERLQRLLPEAPTVTSAGRAFPVERRFLPLPTHQRFDEAVAIAAAELLRSESGSMLLFLPGVGEIQRVQERLAERVANDVVLCPLYGALPLSEQRKAILPAPAGMRKVVLATNIAETSLTIGGIRLVVDSAQERVARFDARTGLTRLITQRISQASMTQRAGRAGRLEPGICLHLIGKEQAERAAAQGDAEILQSDLSALLLELLQWGCQDPSQLSWLDLPPAANLAAARRLLTSLSALDGERLSAHGRKMAALGNDPRLAAMLTATEDADGVATAAKLAAILEEPPRGGNSDLSSAFARQQTNWQLRAQQLMKRLATRVGQPDAEQMAALLATAFADRIAHRRGQEGRYQLANGMGAMLDADDALGRHEWLIAPLLLQGSSSPDARILLALPVDIHALIEQCPALAQRSDTVEWDETLGTLKAWRRTCIGQLVIKTQPLAKPSEEELHQAMLNGIRDKGLSVLNWTPEAEQLRLRLHCAAQWLPEDAWPAVDETSLLESLEAWLLPQMTGVHSLRALKALDVRQALQNWLPWSLRQKLDSELPGHYTVPTGSRIAIRYHDENPPALAVRMQEMFGEATTPVIAQGRVPLVLELLSPAQRPLQITRDLGAFWQGSYREVQKEMKGRYPKHVWPDDPANTAPTRRTKKYS from the coding sequence GTGTCCTCATTGCCGGTTGCCGCCGTTCTTCCTGAACTTCTCACTGCCCTGCAGCATGCGCCGCAGGTTCTGCTCAATGCGCCAACCGGCGCCGGGAAATCCACCTGGCTGCCGTTGCAAATCCTTGCTGAAGGTAAAATTAACGGGCGCATTATTCTGCTGGAGCCGCGTCGGCTAGCTGCACGCAACGTGGCGCAAAGGCTGGCGGAGCTGCTGGGGGAGAAACCCGGTGAGACCGTGGGTTATCGCATGCGCGCTGAGACCTGCGTCGGTGCGAATACGCGCCTCGAGGTAGTCACGGAAGGTATTTTGACGCGGATGATCCAGCGCGATCCTGAACTGACCGGCATCGGACTGGTGATCCTCGATGAATTCCACGAACGCAGCCTGCAGGCGGATCTGGCGCTGGCGTTGCTGCTCGACGTACAGCAGGGATTGCGCGACGATCTCAAGCTGCTAATCATGTCGGCGACGCTGGATAACGAGCGTCTGCAACGGCTGCTGCCGGAGGCGCCAACGGTGACATCCGCAGGGCGCGCGTTCCCGGTTGAACGGCGTTTTTTGCCGCTGCCAACGCATCAGCGATTTGACGAGGCGGTGGCGATTGCCGCCGCGGAACTGCTGCGCAGTGAAAGCGGCTCGATGCTGCTATTCCTGCCTGGCGTTGGGGAGATTCAGCGGGTGCAGGAGCGGCTGGCGGAGCGGGTGGCGAACGATGTGGTTCTCTGTCCGCTATATGGTGCGCTACCGCTGAGTGAGCAGCGCAAGGCGATACTGCCTGCGCCTGCCGGGATGCGCAAAGTGGTGCTGGCGACCAATATTGCCGAAACCAGTCTGACTATCGGAGGTATTCGGCTGGTGGTGGATAGCGCCCAGGAGCGCGTCGCCCGCTTTGACGCCCGCACCGGGTTGACTCGCCTGATCACACAACGCATTAGCCAGGCCTCGATGACCCAGCGTGCCGGGCGCGCCGGACGCCTGGAACCGGGGATCTGCCTGCATTTGATAGGTAAAGAGCAGGCTGAGCGGGCGGCGGCGCAGGGCGATGCGGAAATCCTGCAAAGCGATCTGTCGGCGCTATTGCTGGAGCTTTTGCAGTGGGGATGCCAGGATCCGTCCCAGCTTAGCTGGCTGGATCTGCCGCCTGCGGCCAACCTTGCGGCGGCCCGTCGCCTGCTGACTTCGCTATCGGCGCTGGACGGCGAGCGACTCTCGGCGCACGGGCGCAAAATGGCCGCGTTGGGTAACGATCCACGCCTGGCGGCCATGTTGACCGCAACGGAAGATGCTGATGGTGTCGCGACGGCGGCTAAGCTGGCGGCAATCCTGGAAGAGCCGCCGCGCGGCGGTAATAGCGATCTTAGCTCGGCGTTTGCCCGTCAACAGACCAACTGGCAGCTGCGGGCGCAGCAATTGATGAAAAGGCTGGCGACCCGCGTCGGTCAGCCTGATGCTGAGCAAATGGCGGCGCTGTTGGCAACGGCTTTTGCCGACCGTATTGCCCATCGTCGCGGCCAGGAAGGGCGCTACCAGCTGGCGAACGGGATGGGCGCAATGCTTGACGCTGACGATGCGCTGGGTCGCCATGAGTGGCTGATTGCGCCGCTGCTATTGCAGGGCAGTTCATCGCCGGATGCACGGATTTTACTGGCGCTGCCGGTGGATATTCATGCGCTGATTGAGCAGTGTCCGGCGTTGGCTCAGCGTTCTGATACCGTCGAGTGGGACGAAACGCTGGGCACCCTGAAGGCCTGGCGACGCACCTGTATCGGGCAACTGGTGATCAAGACCCAGCCGCTGGCGAAGCCTTCGGAAGAGGAACTGCATCAGGCGATGCTCAACGGTATCCGGGATAAGGGCCTGAGCGTACTCAACTGGACCCCGGAAGCGGAACAGCTGCGCCTGAGACTGCACTGTGCCGCGCAGTGGCTGCCGGAAGATGCGTGGCCCGCCGTTGATGAAACATCGCTGCTGGAGTCGCTTGAAGCGTGGCTATTGCCGCAAATGACGGGCGTTCACTCGCTGCGAGCGCTAAAGGCGCTGGACGTGCGCCAGGCGCTGCAAAACTGGCTACCGTGGTCGCTTCGTCAGAAGCTGGATAGCGAGCTGCCTGGTCATTATACGGTGCCGACCGGCAGCCGCATCGCCATTCGCTATCATGATGAAAATCCGCCTGCGCTGGCGGTGCGGATGCAGGAGATGTTTGGCGAGGCGACGACCCCGGTTATAGCTCAGGGGCGCGTACCGCTGGTGCTGGAGCTACTATCGCCCGCTCAGCGACCGCTGCAAATCACCCGCGATTTAGGCGCGTTCTGGCAGGGGAGCTACCGCGAGGTACAAAAAGAGATGAAAGGGCGCTATCCGAAGCACGTCTGGCCGGACGATCCGGCAAACACTGCCCCAACCCGACGCACCAAAAAGTATTCGTAA
- the thpR gene encoding RNA 2',3'-cyclic phosphodiesterase yields MSEPKRLFFALELPKEVQRQIVHWRAARFPDDAGRPVATDNLHLTLAFLGEVSTEKQRALSTMAGRIRQPGFTLTLDDAGQWLRSRVVWLGTRQPPRGVLQLANMLRAQAARSGCYQSPQPFHPHITLLRDARHAVPIPPPGFNWAFAVNEFVLYESSFSRGRTRYTALERYPFDKES; encoded by the coding sequence ATGTCCGAGCCGAAAAGGCTGTTTTTCGCCCTTGAGCTGCCTAAAGAGGTTCAGCGGCAAATTGTTCACTGGCGCGCCGCCAGATTTCCCGACGATGCGGGTCGACCGGTGGCGACGGATAATCTCCATCTGACGCTGGCGTTTCTTGGCGAGGTGAGCACGGAGAAACAGCGCGCACTGTCCACGATGGCCGGGCGTATTCGCCAGCCGGGCTTTACCTTGACCCTTGACGATGCCGGGCAGTGGCTACGTTCGCGGGTGGTATGGCTGGGCACCCGCCAACCGCCGCGCGGGGTGCTACAGCTGGCGAATATGCTGCGCGCTCAGGCGGCCCGCAGCGGCTGCTATCAGAGTCCGCAGCCGTTTCATCCGCATATCACCCTACTGCGCGACGCGCGCCACGCGGTGCCAATTCCGCCACCCGGCTTCAACTGGGCGTTTGCGGTCAACGAATTTGTCCTCTACGAGTCCAGCTTTAGCCGCGGGCGCACCCGCTACACCGCTCTGGAACGTTACCCTTTCGACAAGGAAAGCTGA
- the gspK gene encoding type II secretion system minor pseudopilin GspK, with the protein MNNRQRGVALLMVLLILALMMVLASAMTERSAQMYQQTATTLDNLQAKWYALGAETMAAALLQRDALDSPNQTHLAQNWAQQGRRFTVNDGEIYATITDAQACFNLNAINQLNGDESAEMPYPAQVFTRLLENLGSEPLRALQLTAALRDWVDSNREPLLNGAEDEVYMAQSPGYLAGNQPLQDVSELRLLVGMDTALYQRLLPYVCALTDDALQVNVNTLKPAQAALLAALFPAEITVPEAQQLLQTRASTGWSSVAAFLSQPTLQKTDTAAARPWLTVHSERFIATFSVVMGNARYQQRSLLQKQGRTFSVVQRRYGIYWVADE; encoded by the coding sequence ATGAACAACCGCCAGCGCGGCGTCGCCCTGCTGATGGTGCTGCTGATCCTTGCCCTGATGATGGTGCTGGCTAGCGCCATGACCGAGCGCAGCGCGCAGATGTATCAGCAGACCGCCACCACCCTCGATAATCTACAGGCCAAATGGTACGCGCTGGGGGCGGAAACCATGGCGGCGGCGCTGCTGCAACGCGACGCGCTCGATTCACCAAACCAAACCCATCTGGCGCAGAACTGGGCCCAGCAGGGACGCCGCTTTACGGTCAATGACGGCGAGATTTACGCCACCATTACCGACGCCCAGGCCTGCTTCAATCTTAACGCCATTAACCAGCTCAACGGCGATGAAAGCGCCGAAATGCCTTATCCCGCGCAGGTCTTTACCCGGCTGCTGGAAAACCTCGGCAGCGAACCCTTGCGGGCGCTACAGCTCACCGCCGCCCTGCGCGACTGGGTCGACAGTAATCGTGAGCCATTGCTGAACGGCGCGGAGGACGAAGTCTATATGGCGCAATCGCCCGGCTATCTGGCCGGGAATCAGCCGCTGCAGGATGTTAGCGAACTGCGCCTGCTGGTCGGGATGGACACAGCGCTCTATCAGCGCCTGTTGCCCTACGTCTGCGCCCTGACGGACGACGCGCTGCAGGTGAACGTCAACACCCTGAAGCCTGCTCAGGCGGCGCTGCTGGCGGCGCTCTTTCCAGCAGAAATCACCGTCCCCGAGGCGCAGCAACTGCTGCAAACCCGTGCGTCGACGGGCTGGAGCAGCGTCGCCGCCTTCCTGTCGCAGCCGACATTACAAAAAACCGATACCGCCGCCGCGCGTCCGTGGCTGACGGTACACAGCGAGCGTTTTATCGCCACCTTCAGCGTGGTGATGGGCAACGCCCGCTATCAACAACGTAGCCTCCTGCAAAAACAGGGGCGAACCTTCAGCGTCGTTCAACGGCGCTACGGAATCTATTGGGTAGCCGATGAATAA
- a CDS encoding prepilin peptidase codes for MIDNITRLEEFAAQFPLVWSGFLLLFGLTFGSFFNVVIHRLPLMMEQTETVNLCFPASFCPQCRQPIAWRDNIPLLSFLWLKGHSRCCGLPISRRYPLVELATGVLFALAGYLMPPGMPLLGGLLLLSVLLILAAIDAQTLLLPDRLTLPLLWGGLLFNLNDTFVPLADAVIGAMAGYLSLWTVYWVFRLLTGKEALGYGDFKLLAALGAWSGWQWLPQTLLLASASGLVWTLLQRLVTRQSLQQPLAFGPWLAFAGGGIFLWNQI; via the coding sequence ATGATAGACAATATCACGCGGCTGGAGGAGTTTGCCGCACAATTCCCGCTCGTCTGGAGCGGTTTTTTACTCCTTTTCGGTCTGACGTTCGGCAGCTTTTTTAACGTCGTTATTCACCGTTTACCGCTCATGATGGAGCAAACCGAAACCGTTAATCTCTGCTTTCCCGCCTCGTTCTGCCCGCAGTGCCGTCAGCCCATCGCCTGGCGGGATAATATTCCCCTGCTGAGCTTTCTGTGGCTGAAGGGGCATTCACGCTGCTGCGGGCTACCGATATCTCGTCGTTATCCGCTGGTAGAACTGGCGACCGGCGTGCTGTTTGCGCTGGCCGGGTACCTGATGCCGCCGGGGATGCCGCTGCTGGGCGGCTTGCTTCTGCTGTCGGTTCTGCTAATCCTTGCCGCCATCGACGCGCAAACGCTGCTGCTGCCCGATCGGCTGACCCTACCGCTGCTGTGGGGAGGGTTGTTGTTTAATCTTAACGATACCTTCGTGCCGCTGGCGGATGCGGTCATCGGCGCGATGGCCGGGTATTTGTCGCTCTGGACGGTGTACTGGGTATTTCGTCTGCTGACCGGTAAGGAGGCGCTGGGCTACGGTGATTTTAAGCTACTGGCGGCGCTCGGGGCGTGGTCCGGCTGGCAGTGGCTACCGCAGACGCTGCTACTGGCCTCCGCCAGCGGCCTGGTCTGGACGCTGTTACAGCGGCTGGTGACCCGACAGTCGCTGCAACAACCGCTGGCCTTCGGCCCCTGGCTGGCGTTTGCGGGGGGCGGCATCTTTTTGTGGAATCAGATATAA
- a CDS encoding type II secretion system protein N: MKNKLIIGLLLAAVYLFWLLLSAPARLLTLALPEGARLSETSGTLWQGEARQASWRDVEIAYLRWEFGFSSWLPGWHIRFNDPSGLRGQAWLHGLNEFVVHEGRLTVPARFISQRLALGIPLEASGQVVLTLPEASFNASGCQQIPGGNIQWRDAALNSPAGALELAQINGKLSCTPAGALTIALTQDSHQLSLSGQGSFTPDGRYTFSGTWQTRQAAPALLTLLATQNARKDEQGRTPWQLQGQWLSQETR; encoded by the coding sequence ATGAAAAATAAACTGATTATTGGTCTGCTGTTGGCGGCGGTCTATCTCTTCTGGCTGTTGCTTAGTGCGCCAGCTCGGCTGTTGACTCTGGCTTTGCCGGAAGGCGCACGGCTCTCTGAAACCTCAGGTACCCTGTGGCAAGGGGAAGCCCGTCAGGCCAGCTGGCGCGACGTTGAAATAGCCTATTTGCGCTGGGAGTTTGGCTTCTCGTCCTGGCTTCCCGGCTGGCATATCCGCTTTAACGACCCGTCCGGGCTGCGCGGCCAGGCTTGGCTGCACGGTCTGAACGAATTTGTGGTACACGAGGGGCGTCTCACGGTTCCGGCCCGTTTTATCAGCCAGCGGTTAGCGCTCGGAATACCGCTGGAAGCCAGCGGTCAGGTGGTGCTGACATTACCTGAAGCCAGCTTTAACGCCAGCGGCTGCCAGCAGATTCCCGGCGGCAATATACAGTGGCGGGATGCGGCGCTCAACTCCCCGGCAGGGGCGCTTGAGCTGGCCCAGATTAACGGCAAATTAAGCTGTACCCCAGCGGGTGCCCTGACCATCGCCCTGACCCAGGACTCCCATCAGCTTAGCCTAAGCGGACAAGGTTCTTTCACGCCAGACGGTCGCTATACGTTTAGCGGGACATGGCAAACCCGCCAGGCGGCCCCGGCGCTGCTCACCCTGCTGGCGACACAAAATGCGCGTAAAGATGAGCAGGGGCGCACACCGTGGCAATTGCAAGGGCAGTGGTTATCGCAGGAGACACGATGA
- the dksA gene encoding RNA polymerase-binding protein DksA: MQEGQNRKTSSLSILSIAGVEPYQVKPGEEYMNEAQLAHFRRILEAWRNQLRDEVDRTVSHMQDEAANFPDPVDRAAQEEEFSLELRNRDRERKLIKKIEKTLKKVEDEDFGYCESCGVEIGIRRLEARPTADLCIDCKTLAEIREKQMAG, encoded by the coding sequence ATGCAAGAAGGGCAAAACCGTAAAACATCGTCCCTGAGTATTCTCTCCATCGCAGGGGTGGAGCCGTACCAAGTAAAACCGGGCGAAGAGTACATGAACGAAGCCCAGTTGGCGCACTTCAGGCGCATTCTTGAAGCGTGGCGTAATCAACTTAGGGATGAAGTGGATCGCACCGTGTCGCACATGCAGGATGAAGCTGCCAACTTCCCGGACCCGGTAGACCGTGCCGCCCAGGAAGAAGAGTTCAGCCTGGAGCTGCGTAACCGCGATCGTGAACGTAAACTGATCAAAAAGATCGAAAAAACCCTGAAAAAAGTCGAAGACGAAGATTTCGGCTACTGTGAATCCTGTGGCGTCGAGATTGGTATCCGTCGTCTGGAAGCGCGTCCGACCGCTGACCTGTGCATTGACTGCAAAACGCTGGCGGAAATTCGCGAAAAACAGATGGCAGGCTAA
- the sfsA gene encoding DNA/RNA nuclease SfsA — MQFTPPLQSAILIKRYKRFLADVVTPDGRELTLHCPNTGAMTGCAAPGDTVWYSTSDNPKRKYAHTWELTETVQGAIICVNTLRANTLAKEAILAGNIPELLGYNTLKSEVKYGSESSRIDILLQADYQQNCYIEVKSVTLAEKEYGYFPDTVTERGQKHLRELMSVAAAGDRAVILFAVLHSAIDRFSPAHHIDARYAQLLIEAQTKGVEILAYKAELSTETMTLNKPITVVLTPGK, encoded by the coding sequence ATGCAGTTCACTCCCCCGCTACAGTCCGCCATCTTAATTAAACGTTACAAACGGTTTCTTGCCGATGTTGTCACCCCCGATGGCCGTGAGCTAACCCTGCACTGCCCCAACACCGGCGCAATGACCGGTTGCGCCGCGCCGGGCGATACCGTCTGGTATTCCACATCGGATAATCCTAAGCGCAAATATGCGCACACCTGGGAATTAACTGAAACCGTACAAGGCGCAATAATTTGTGTTAATACTCTACGCGCTAATACGTTGGCGAAAGAGGCGATTCTGGCAGGAAACATTCCTGAACTTTTGGGTTATAACACGCTGAAAAGTGAAGTGAAGTATGGTTCTGAAAGTAGCCGCATTGATATTCTGTTACAGGCAGATTACCAACAAAACTGCTATATTGAAGTGAAATCGGTTACGTTGGCGGAGAAAGAATACGGTTACTTCCCCGATACGGTCACCGAGCGCGGTCAGAAGCACCTGCGGGAGCTGATGAGCGTAGCGGCGGCGGGCGATCGGGCGGTAATTTTGTTCGCCGTACTGCATTCGGCGATCGACCGTTTCTCACCCGCGCATCATATTGATGCCAGATACGCACAGCTATTGATTGAAGCGCAAACCAAGGGGGTAGAAATTCTCGCATACAAGGCGGAACTTTCTACCGAAACAATGACTCTGAATAAGCCGATTACCGTGGTGTTAACCCCCGGTAAATAA
- the gspL gene encoding type II secretion system protein GspL has product MNNHQTSSAAVLIIRLNPDTTTALWRLVAPGEAAQTGEWHPDDGDQTLNQLAQHYPAWVLVPASDCAFHRVTLPAGAIRRPQQALAFLLEEQLATEVEESHFALLHQDKTDCAVAVVGQEKMRAWQAWCEGLGLNVLALTPDILALPQNATGWSAVQCGEQWLFRCDTWNGMAVETSWLDGLLAHWQNVIPIACYSPPPDIAAPWQPLPEQDLLQLASTNPDARKICLRQGNFAAKRRRQPTPRSLRPAIAAALALMLLWSGNSLDDHLTLGRQADAAVQTSRDFYRQWFKAEKNIINPRLQMQQHLRRQESSGGQPALISRLGALQKILAETPGIRLRSLSFDAARNTLQLEISAVSSLALEQFSNRARTGFRVQTGEMKPRADGIAGRLTLEDTDA; this is encoded by the coding sequence ATGAATAACCACCAGACCTCTTCCGCCGCCGTGCTGATTATTCGCCTCAATCCTGATACCACCACGGCGCTATGGCGGCTGGTCGCGCCGGGAGAAGCGGCACAGACCGGAGAATGGCATCCTGATGATGGCGACCAGACGCTCAACCAGCTGGCGCAGCACTATCCGGCCTGGGTGCTGGTGCCGGCCAGCGATTGCGCGTTTCACCGCGTCACTCTGCCGGCCGGGGCCATCAGGCGACCGCAGCAGGCGCTGGCGTTTTTACTCGAAGAACAGCTGGCGACGGAGGTCGAAGAGAGCCACTTTGCCCTGCTTCATCAGGACAAAACCGACTGCGCCGTGGCGGTAGTTGGGCAAGAAAAAATGCGCGCCTGGCAGGCCTGGTGCGAGGGACTTGGGCTAAACGTACTGGCTCTGACTCCGGATATCCTGGCGCTGCCGCAGAACGCAACCGGCTGGAGCGCCGTACAGTGCGGCGAGCAGTGGCTGTTTCGCTGTGATACATGGAACGGAATGGCGGTGGAAACCTCGTGGCTCGATGGGCTGCTGGCCCACTGGCAAAACGTCATACCGATCGCGTGCTATTCACCGCCGCCGGATATCGCCGCACCGTGGCAGCCTCTCCCGGAGCAGGATCTTTTACAGCTAGCGTCGACCAACCCGGATGCCCGCAAGATCTGTTTACGCCAGGGCAATTTTGCGGCGAAACGCCGCCGTCAGCCGACGCCTCGCAGCTTGCGTCCAGCGATCGCCGCAGCGCTGGCGCTGATGCTGCTGTGGAGCGGCAACAGCCTGGACGATCACCTCACCCTGGGGCGACAGGCCGATGCCGCCGTGCAGACCAGTCGTGATTTTTACCGCCAGTGGTTTAAAGCGGAAAAAAATATCATCAACCCGCGCCTGCAGATGCAGCAGCATCTGCGCCGACAGGAAAGCTCAGGGGGGCAACCGGCGCTTATTTCACGGCTCGGCGCGCTGCAAAAAATCCTTGCCGAAACGCCGGGCATCCGCTTGCGCTCCCTGAGCTTTGATGCCGCACGCAACACGCTACAGCTGGAGATATCCGCCGTTTCATCACTGGCTCTGGAGCAGTTCAGCAACCGGGCGCGAACGGGATTCCGCGTGCAGACCGGCGAGATGAAGCCGCGGGCCGACGGTATCGCAGGTCGTCTGACGCTGGAGGACACCGATGCCTAA
- a CDS encoding type II secretion system protein M encodes MPNLLALWQQRTRREQHLLLGMGVMLLMGLVYYALWQPWQNREAQWRQTLAREQANLQWMRQQTPLLQQLNQQKSPAAQEEPSTVIMREAARHGITIVRLQPQGVRLSLTVQPADFQSLMSWLDALGQSGMATATLAVAAVAQQPGRVTVNALVLERSNEK; translated from the coding sequence ATGCCTAATCTGCTCGCCTTATGGCAACAACGTACGCGCCGCGAACAGCATCTGCTGCTGGGGATGGGCGTGATGCTGCTTATGGGCCTGGTGTATTACGCGCTATGGCAGCCGTGGCAAAACCGCGAGGCGCAATGGCGGCAAACGCTAGCCAGAGAGCAGGCTAATCTGCAGTGGATGCGCCAGCAAACGCCGCTTCTCCAGCAGCTTAACCAACAGAAATCGCCCGCCGCGCAGGAAGAGCCATCGACGGTGATTATGCGCGAGGCCGCCCGCCACGGTATCACCATCGTTCGCCTGCAGCCGCAGGGAGTCCGCCTGAGCCTCACCGTGCAGCCCGCCGATTTCCAGTCGCTGATGTCATGGCTGGACGCACTGGGACAGTCGGGGATGGCGACCGCCACGCTGGCGGTGGCCGCCGTGGCGCAGCAGCCCGGCCGGGTTACGGTCAATGCGCTGGTGCTGGAGCGTAGCAATGAAAAATAA